A stretch of the Lactuca sativa cultivar Salinas chromosome 9, Lsat_Salinas_v11, whole genome shotgun sequence genome encodes the following:
- the LOC111920439 gene encoding protein RKD4: MDPPANHQNPIDDLDWFQYFDHQDLFSGDMFDHHDYKLSEKLHEVLDQNVSTILKKDQNIISRNEFHDFDPLEDISLWDCWCDGLPFLSNNDDNSDCHSEVAAATTNLLGFQDFKPIEDLSFWDCWEDGNLPLVSFNEDSKSGGEATCSSSAATTDHGGRKVAKRLRRLEFEEIEKYFEMPIIMAAKELGIGLTVLKKRCRELNINRWPHRKLKSLQSLIQNAKELGLKEEIETLEGHKKMMEKLPGMELTERTKKLRQACFKATYKKRRLNNP, encoded by the exons ATGGATCCACCTGCAAATCATCAAAACCCCATAGATGACCTCGATTGGTTTCAGTACTTTGATCATCAAGATCTTTTCAG TGGTGACATGTTCGACCATCATGATTACAAGTTGTCAGAAAAATTGCATGAAGTGCTCGATCAGAACGTTTCCACAATACTTAAAAAAGATCAAAATATCATTTCTAGAAATGAGTTTCACGATTTTGATCCCCTTGAAGATATAAGCTTATGGGATTGTTGGTGCGATGGTTTACCGTTTCTTAGTAACAATGATGATAATAGTGATTGTCACAGTGAAGTTGCGGCTGCTACAAcaaatcttttagggtttcaagaCTTTAAGCCAATTGAAGATCTAAGCTTTTGGGATTGTTGGGAGGATGGTAATTTACCATTGGTCAGTTTCAATGAAGACTCTAAATCCGGTGGTGAGGCTACATGTAGTTCTAGTGCTGCCACCACTGATCACGGTGGCCGTAAGGTGGCAAAGAGATTGAGACGGCTGGAGTTTGAAGAGATAGAGAAATACTTTGAGATGCCGATAATAATGGCTGCAAAGGAACTAGGGATAGGGTTAACAGTGTTGAAGAAACGATGCAGAGAGCTAAACATAAACAGATGGCCTCATAGAAAACTTAAGAGCCTTCAATCCCTCATTCAAAATGCCAAG GAATTGGGATTAAAGGAGGAGATAGAGACGTTAGAAGGGCACAAGAAGATGATGGAGAAATTGCCAGGTATGGAATTGACAGAAAGAACAAAGAAGCTTAGGCAAGCTTGCTTCAAAGCTACTTATAAGAAGAGAAGACTTAACAATCCTTAG